TTAGTCTTTTTAGCTTGCTTTTTATTTAGTATCTTTCCTTTGGGTTTTTTAACAACTTTAACTTTCTTCTTTAAGGATAAGGTCTTTTTTTTATTTTGACTCTTTTTCTTTAGTACTTTAGTTGCCTTTGGCTTCTTTTTAGAAACTACATTTTTTTTCTTATTAGGTTTTTTAATTGAAGAAGTCTTTGATTTTACAGCTTTCTTTAAAACCTTTTTTACCTTATTTTTTTTCATTACTAAAACTCCTTAATTTCTTTTTCTTTTTCGAGAATCTCCTGAAACTCTTTCATCAAATTATGCAAATTGTCAGAATTTTTGGATTCTTCTTCCTTAATTCGAAATCTTAATTCTTCTTTTAATACTGTAATTTTAAATTCCTTTAATCTTTTATAACAAAATTTTGCTTCTTTAAAAATTTCATCATTATCAGCATCTTTATAACCTTCTTCGGTAATAAACATAAGTATAGAAGCATAAGGTTTTAACTCTTCGTCATTTATGTCTTTAAGGTTAAAGTTTCTATTCTTCTCAAAAATCTGTTTCAATGCATGAAACAATTGCCTGTCTTGATTTTGAAAATCTTCATCTTCAAGTAAAGATATAAACTCTTCTAACGTCACGGGAAAAGATAATAATAACCCCAATAAGGCCTCTGTAGTTATTTTTTCAGCGGTTTTTTTAACCACCTTTCCCTGAGTCTTTCTGGGCTCGTTGTGTTTTTCAAGTTTTATCTTTTTTAAAGCTTCGATAATGGAAGATTCAGGAACTTGAATTTTGCTTGCTAATGTTTGAATGTAATAAGATGCCTCTATGGAATTTTGCATCCTCTTTAAAAAGGGCAGAATTTCCGAAGCTACTTTTTTCTTAAAAGTGACATCTTGCTCTGATTTACTTATTTTACCAAATAATTTATCAAAATAAAAATCCAGACAAGGTTTTGACTCTTTTAAAGATTTCTTCCATGACAAATTATCTGCTTTTATCATTTCATCAGGATCTTTAAACTCACCTAAATCTGCAATTTTTATATTAGCCCCTTCCTCTAAAGCGAGAAAAATTCCTCTTTTTAATGCTTCACTTCCAGCATCATCTTTATCAAGCGCAAAAATTATATTAGAAGTATATCTCTTTATAATTTTAATTTGATCTCTGGTTAACGCCGTACCGGAAGAAGCAACAACATTTTTTACACCGTTCTGCCAAGAAGATACAACATCCATATTACCTTCGACTAAACTCACCCATTTTTTTTCTAATATTTCTCTTTTTGCTTTATCCAAACCAAAAAGGACTTTTGATTTCTCGTATATTTCAGTTTCGGGTGTATTTATATATTTAGCAACTTTTTCATCAGTTAGTATTCTGGCCGTAAAACCTAAGGCAGCACCAGCAGGATTAATTATCGGAAACATCAATCTTCCGTAAAATCTATCTGCTATATCGCCTCTATTCTTTTTAACCGCGAGACCTGCTTTCACTATATCATCTGATTTATACCCTTTACTTTGCAAAAAATTTACCAGCTTGGAAAAACTTTTGGGAGCATACCCTAAACGAAATTCTATGATCGTTGCTTTATCAACTTTTCTTTCAATCAGATAATCTCTGGCGATTTGAGCCTCTGGGGATTCTTCCAAGAATCTATGATAATAAGAAGCGGCCAGATTATTAAGTTCAAATAAAAGACTCTTTTTGTTTAATCCAGATTCAATTATTTTAACTGAAGTAAGATTAACTCCTGCTTTTTTTGCTAAAAATCTTAAAGCGCCTCCAAAATCCAAACCTTCCATCTCCATAATAAAACTAAAAACATCTCCACCCTTTTGACATCCAAAACAATGCCAAATTTGTTTATCGGGACTAATCATAAAAGAAGGAGTTTTTTCTTTATGAAAAGGACAAACGGCTTTATAATTTCTACCGGCTTTTTTAACATTGATATAACTTGAAATTAAATCAACGATATCTATTCTTGTTTTTATGTCTTCTAATTCGTTCATAATGAATGGCGGTGGGACAGGGATTCGAACCCTGGATACCCTTGCGGGTATACCTACTTTCCAAGCAGGCGCACTAGACCGCTATGCGATCCCACCAGATTTATATCCTTTATTTATATTATACTTCAAAATTATTAAAATTGGGCAAAAGAAAA
The sequence above is drawn from the bacterium CG_4_10_14_0_2_um_filter_33_32 genome and encodes:
- a CDS encoding DNA primase, which translates into the protein MNELEDIKTRIDIVDLISSYINVKKAGRNYKAVCPFHKEKTPSFMISPDKQIWHCFGCQKGGDVFSFIMEMEGLDFGGALRFLAKKAGVNLTSVKIIESGLNKKSLLFELNNLAASYYHRFLEESPEAQIARDYLIERKVDKATIIEFRLGYAPKSFSKLVNFLQSKGYKSDDIVKAGLAVKKNRGDIADRFYGRLMFPIINPAGAALGFTARILTDEKVAKYINTPETEIYEKSKVLFGLDKAKREILEKKWVSLVEGNMDVVSSWQNGVKNVVASSGTALTRDQIKIIKRYTSNIIFALDKDDAGSEALKRGIFLALEEGANIKIADLGEFKDPDEMIKADNLSWKKSLKESKPCLDFYFDKLFGKISKSEQDVTFKKKVASEILPFLKRMQNSIEASYYIQTLASKIQVPESSIIEALKKIKLEKHNEPRKTQGKVVKKTAEKITTEALLGLLLSFPVTLEEFISLLEDEDFQNQDRQLFHALKQIFEKNRNFNLKDINDEELKPYASILMFITEEGYKDADNDEIFKEAKFCYKRLKEFKITVLKEELRFRIKEEESKNSDNLHNLMKEFQEILEKEKEIKEF